A segment of the Populus alba chromosome 9, ASM523922v2, whole genome shotgun sequence genome:
ttttttgtgatttaaatgcgttttttttttttttttttaaaaaaaaattcaaggaaatcGAAGCTTTATAGATTTGATAAGGACGGGAATCAGTGGAAAGAGAGAGGTGCTGGCACTGTCAAGTTATTGAAGCATAAAGAGTCTGGAAAAGTTCGTCTTGTTATGAGACAATCTAAGACTCTCAAGATCTGCGCCAATCATCTCGGTTTGTTCTCGTTCTTTTTCttactctttgtttttttttttgttgtgattttgCTAGGGTTTTAAACATGTTGTGCGTGTGTTTTTGTAGTGCTGCCGACTATGTCCGTGCAGGAGCACGCAGGGAATGATAAGTCGTGTGTGTGGCACGCTACAGATTTCGCTGATGGTGAATTGAAGGATGAGTTGTTCTGCATTCGTTTCGCATCTGTTGAAAGTGAGCTATTATTAGTATATGTTAAGAACTTTTTAGCTAGCAATTTTTCTGATTGGAAGtgcttttatttcatttttactgGTCTTGGATCGTGGTTCTGTTTGAATTGATTCTGCGTTGCAAATGTTGCATGGTTGATTGCATCTGTTGCAATTCATGTCTGCTTGCATGATATTTCGGTGTTGCTATGTAGTTGtctttgaaatggtttttttggaGGTGAGGCTTGCAAGTATTGATTGCAGTGGGGTCTTGAAACTGTGAATGCACTAGAgggattttgattttcttagtGAGCAGGTGTGCTCTTTTGTTTGTTATATCGTATTTggttttcagtatattcattATAGGTGTAATTGAGTGGTAGTAGTAACAACTATCGTTGTAGTTGGTTGATATAAACTAAAGGCTTTGGGGTCATAATTGCATTGCATCATCGTGCAACCCTGCTCTAAACAAAACCTGGTATTAATTTtatgcttttgctttttttggtTTCTAGTTGGGGTAGGTTCTGTGTGCTCATGCATGCTGCACTGGTGCTAGAGATGTGCAACTCTCCTCTGAACATAACCTggtattaattttatgatttacttTTTGGGTTTCTAGTTAGGGTAGGTTCTATGTGTATTCATGCACGCGGCACTTCTGCTAGAGATGGTTAGGACTTGACATGTTTCTTATGTAACTTGGTTTTGAGTGTATGCTCTTTGTTTACTTGCTTTCAACTCAGGCAAAGTTTTGTGTGTACTAACACATGAAGCCTAAGATGGTTACGATGTAAAAGAATCTATGACTGTTTTGAGCATGTTGTTAAATGCTGTAATCCGGTGAAGTAAGAGAAATATTGGAGATGGTTGCTGTCTATATCAACTAGCTCTAAATAAACGACTGATGTGTGGAATTTGCACAGTCAGAACACATGAACACATGTCTTATTTCATTCACTATGAAATATGTTGTTCTATATTAGTGTCAACATCTTATGATGGAATGAGTTGTCTCTACTCTATtagcaaaaaaatcatttactgGTTAAGTGAGACGGGGAGAATAAGAATCTCAACTTCAATAGCAACTTTGTTGATTAACCTTGATTTTCTTAAACTGTTTTTTCCCACAAAAATCATCCTGTTCTCTTAGAAAAACCACATGCAAGTTGTGAGAACCCAAAATAGAAATTTTGGTAATGTTGCTATGGAAGTGTCCGTATCATTCAGTGGAACTTGAGTTTGAGTCGAGACCTTAATGCCATGAGCTAGTAAAATTTAACTATTATTTCCAGAAGCAAGTGTGGGCGGGAAGAGGGCATGTGTGTATTCAAATTGTAAGGACCTGAAGTTCATTTAATGGCGGGTCTCCATCGGATTGTGTTGTTGACTTTTACATAAGCATGATGGATGTATGTATTTTTTGGGTAGACATAATATGTCTTGCTGTCTCTTTATTCTTTACATGTGACTGAAACACATGCATTATACTTATCTTCTTCCTCATTGATTACTGATATTTGGTTTTTCCTCAGATTGCAAAACCTTTAGGGAAATGTTTCAAGAAGTTGCTGAATCCCAAGAGAGCAAAGAGGAAAATAATGATGCAACTGTTGTTGCTGATGCATTGGAGAAGTTGAGTGTTGAAGGGAAGAAAACTGAGGAGAATGCTGGAGAAGAGGCACCTGCTGCAACCAAAAATGAGGAAACTAAGACTGACACGGATAAGAAAGGGGAGAAGCCTGCTCCCTCAACTTGAGggttgatttgtttgttttgccATTCCCTTGGCAGTATGATGAGTTCAGTTGTCAACCATATTTCTTGTCCATTTTCTGGTTTTCTCATGCTCTAGAAATTTGTTGGACTTGGGCAAAGTATGGTTTGGGGTCTCTTCATTATGTGGTACGAGTCTGTTAGCATTTGGTCAAGCTTCGGATCGGTTGTGATTTTGCTGTCTGGGTATTGTCGAAGTTTCAGGTAGGTTTTTGTTTACATGATGTAAGTCGGCTGTGGTGCTCGGGGGTGCAGTTCgaattaagaggaaaaaaaggaacaaaacctGTTACAGACAGTTTTACTGGGATATAATTCCTTGAACTGCTTGGGGTCTGAATTATTATCCTGTATTATGAGGATGATTTGTGTGCTACTATTGATcattttgttgaaagattcatcTATCTAATTTCATTTGGCTAAGATTCCATTAAAAGTCAGTTGAAGGAATTATTTATGTTAGCTCACTCCAGAATTGGAGGACTGGtggttttttatatagaaatgagTGGGATGCTTGTGGTATGGGCGTGAatcttttgatttcattttctgCTTAGACATGCTACTGATGCATCTGCGCACAGAAAGAATATCACGCAATTGAGCGGCATTTTTGCCATGCGTTGTGAAACCCTAGGTCAAAGCAGCCATGCGAGCAACTGAACAAAACCTAGAGCTAGGCAatctgatttcatttttttaatcctcGGAAAGGAAGGTGGACCCTGGCGTCTTGGAGGTTTATGTTGTGTTCAATTGCTCCGAGCTACAAACCACTAAATTTCttgggatttgttttttcatttggtGGTTGTGCTGGAGCCGCAAAACTACaaattataaactataaaaCATACCTAATCAAATTGTCGAGCTTGCTCGGGTGGCTATGATCCCACTCCCAAGGATGAAGATGACAAACATTTACTGATTTTATAGGTGGACTAATGAAGCGTTGCAATAACCACATTAAAAGGTAATTCCTTTTTTGTACTCTTTATCATCTATTTAACACTTCTTGCAATATTATTTATCTGTAtgaaaaaaattccaaacaaaatctattttaagtttttttttttgaacaagcTAAGCACTACATgctagtaaaaatatatttttctcaagaTATTTTGCAATTGTCGTGTACAGCTCTACCATTACTCTGTTAAATAATTAGTTGGGACTCGACCGATCATTTCAAATGCACTCTTTAAACTGGggtgtaaaaaatgacaaatattcAGCACAGCAGTCCAAAAGTCGGCGGCTGGCGGCCTTGATTGCACCGATCCTTTTTTCCAACCAAACCCCCTTTCAAGTTAATTGCCTTGATTGTGCTGGGCTTCTCGTTATGGGGATCTGTCcctcaaaaaaattatacagcTGAAAGGCAGAACAAGGTGTAaatcaaaattcttaaaaaaattaatttttttatatattttgaattattttgatatattgatcttaaaaataaattttttaaaaataaaaaatattactttaatatatttcaatataaaacatattttaaaaaacaattatcctCGAACATGTTATTAATTGTTACATCGGGTAGAATCTGTCTGATCACTTTATCATTTAGACAAGCCTGCAAATTAACGTGTCAGCATGGAAGCCATTTGCTGAGGACGTGAGGTGCCTGGCCATCCACTGAAgcacattatttatttatttatttaagtgggagcaataatgcatctttaacttaattttttctgGTCATGAAAGCAACTAGAGGATAAGGTGTATTTTATTGAACACTTTAAATGAAAgtttaaaagagaaagagatagaACTGAACTGAGCTACCAAGTTTGAATGGCCTAACATTGAATCAATTGGGACAGACGAGAGAGAAATAAATGTTCGATGTAGAAAGCTCACCTAACTGATTCCATCTGGTTCTTTTCTCCTCCCTCTCCCAGGCTCCTCCTCCCTTAGTTTCAATTTGTGCCCTCCATCCCTCTATACAATGTACTAGCAATAATAAACATGGTACGGTTGGGAACCCCAATAATGctggagaaaaaataaaaataaaaatcaaagggaTTTGGTTGTTAAGGTTCTCGATAAGTTGATGTCTCAGCCTTCCTATCATGCATCTTGTTAGCCGAAGTCATAAACAATTATTTTGGCCATAATGAGATGATATATAATTGTGTGGTTGGGACCAGTGATTTCGAGAGAAACAAACAAGGTTGGATTTTGGTTGTTCAGACACACATGTCAATAGTTGTCAATAATATCAGCTTGTAGtcgaaataaaaaacaatgattttgcCATATATGCAAGCTCTCGCGAGACTCAGAACACATGACAAGCTTCCCAAAAGGCTAGTGTCAATAAAGGATGACGACAccggaggggggggggggagagcTTAAAATGAGTTAACATCATATCTCAGCATCTCATTTGGTTGTAGCAAGAAATCTACATCAATCACAACTTGCATACTGTAAGTTGCTTCAATAATAAGTGAAAGAATCAAACTTGGGAGGCTATTAATAAAGCATGAACACCATCTTTATTGTTTCTTGCTGAGCTCATAGCGACCAATCTCAACTTTAAGataacttttcttttattttttttactacttgGTGTTTTGCTTGCTAGGAATGAGAATATGTGGAGGGAaatatcaactttttttatttatatatttggcGAACACTCTTTTAGCCTGAGCACAAGGATTTGGACGAACACAGGTGAATTCCAGGGATAAAGATAGCACGTAAGGTTTCTTTACAGCCTTCTTTTTGTACATCAATTCCTTTAAAGGCTTACAGTAGCTGAATGGACCCAAAATATGGGAAAGAAACAAGGACACTTCTGGAAACAGCGAAGGTCTTATGGTCCTACCGTTTGATCAATGATCACCCTTTTTTCAGCCACGAACAGGAAGCCAAGGC
Coding sequences within it:
- the LOC118027579 gene encoding ran-binding protein 1 homolog b, encoding MASAEPEHEHREDEEAPAGEDEDTGAQVAPIVKLEEVAVSTGEEDEDAILDLKSKLYRFDKDGNQWKERGAGTVKLLKHKESGKVRLVMRQSKTLKICANHLVLPTMSVQEHAGNDKSCVWHATDFADGELKDELFCIRFASVENCKTFREMFQEVAESQESKEENNDATVVADALEKLSVEGKKTEENAGEEAPAATKNEETKTDTDKKGEKPAPST